A section of the Acidobacteriota bacterium genome encodes:
- the cas3 gene encoding CRISPR-associated helicase Cas3' produces MTTEIPLETLIRFWAKTPKGKDKARFPLAYHPLLCHLIDVAVVTLRMWDEVLSHAAKKRVTKALGLPIDDMGIALAGKHVAWIAGLHDLGKASPPFAWRGDNKETRRLLKLFIAPPFQYQGEQPPQANQAPHGYVTAVTLPSLLCEFQADKTLANQIGELIGGHHGIFASNEDLNKLRKSLKKNGIYVGNSDWQKARHDLARYLAELLDFNLDCLKSLPSQKFDNATVMLIAGLVSVADWIGSNTSYFHLKVKNAVTADLSRFNAANYLRHAKKKARKALRELGWLGWPEQREAKDFFELFPTLEQYGEPLPAQQAILELAKTLKTPGLVIVEEQMGAGKTEAAIALADRWNVELGQRGIYFALPTMATSNQMFGRVCEYLTTRFPGIDVPVYLLHGHASLVSDFKDIRNNKARATEIHDISCDGVEGRSQCPGNLVAADWFTYRKKGLLPPFGIGTVDQTLMAALRTSHAFVRLFGLAHKTIIIDEVHAYDTYMTKLIERLLEWLGALKSPVILLSATLPSDKRRALINAYARGLSGERERNDELPESDYPRLTWTTGDKPQAKTLLQKEEKKRNLMIEWVDGRLEEQADSCSLIGNLGRKLRDKLENGGCAAVICNTVGRAQQMHRALSAFFDPETELDLFHARFLFEDRERQEKLALWRFGKAKKKVVFGDGDEREAERPKGRFVLVATQVIEQSLDLDFDLMVSDFAPTDLWLQRSGRIWRHDGNPRYEIEQPTLWLCQPEIGENEIHFDSGTEAVYQPGWILLRSWLALNDQQWQLATSQRLVKIPDEIEPLIDATYPKDDAGSSADCPAHFTPQQCSFWRTLKEKHDNLQKEHESFAEEKLLREPQNTEHLGEFFSRDLEEDLENIHATHRALTRLGDSIGVICFNEGDSFDEKAIPDPDETEKLLHRSVTISRKGLVQQLRALPLPSGWKKSPLLRHYRKIVLGREIEGLDYVLKLDKRLGILIEKRGGKQ; encoded by the coding sequence GTGACAACTGAGATTCCGCTTGAAACGCTCATCCGTTTCTGGGCCAAGACTCCCAAAGGCAAAGATAAAGCTAGATTTCCGCTCGCTTATCATCCGTTGCTCTGCCATTTGATTGACGTGGCAGTTGTGACCCTACGGATGTGGGATGAAGTTCTTTCCCACGCCGCAAAAAAGCGAGTTACAAAAGCATTGGGGTTGCCAATTGATGACATGGGAATCGCACTCGCCGGGAAACATGTCGCTTGGATCGCAGGCTTACACGATCTCGGCAAAGCTTCGCCACCATTTGCGTGGCGTGGAGACAACAAGGAGACCCGACGCTTGCTCAAACTATTCATCGCGCCGCCATTCCAATATCAGGGAGAGCAACCTCCACAAGCGAATCAAGCGCCGCATGGCTATGTTACCGCCGTGACCTTGCCATCTTTGCTCTGCGAATTTCAGGCAGACAAAACCTTAGCCAATCAAATTGGAGAACTTATCGGAGGTCATCACGGCATCTTTGCTTCCAATGAAGACCTGAATAAGCTGCGGAAAAGTCTGAAAAAGAATGGCATCTACGTTGGCAATTCAGACTGGCAAAAGGCCCGTCACGATTTGGCAAGGTATCTGGCGGAGTTGCTTGATTTCAATCTGGATTGTCTGAAATCACTTCCTTCACAGAAGTTTGATAACGCTACAGTTATGCTGATTGCCGGCCTGGTTTCAGTGGCTGATTGGATCGGCTCAAACACAAGCTATTTTCACTTGAAGGTGAAGAATGCTGTTACTGCCGACCTCTCACGGTTCAATGCCGCGAACTATCTGAGACATGCCAAAAAGAAAGCACGCAAAGCATTGCGCGAACTGGGGTGGCTCGGCTGGCCGGAACAACGAGAAGCAAAAGACTTTTTTGAGCTTTTCCCGACGCTAGAGCAGTACGGCGAACCATTGCCTGCTCAGCAAGCGATCCTAGAGTTAGCCAAAACCTTGAAAACTCCTGGTCTTGTCATCGTTGAGGAACAAATGGGCGCAGGCAAAACGGAAGCGGCAATCGCACTTGCTGACCGCTGGAACGTCGAGCTTGGACAACGTGGCATCTATTTCGCGCTGCCAACAATGGCGACCAGCAATCAGATGTTCGGACGTGTCTGCGAATATCTTACAACCCGATTTCCAGGTATTGATGTGCCGGTCTATCTGTTACACGGACATGCCTCACTTGTTTCCGATTTCAAGGATATCCGCAACAACAAGGCCAGAGCGACAGAGATTCACGACATAAGTTGTGATGGCGTGGAGGGGCGCAGCCAATGCCCAGGCAATCTGGTGGCGGCTGATTGGTTCACTTATCGTAAGAAAGGCCTACTGCCTCCATTTGGGATCGGTACGGTGGATCAAACCTTAATGGCTGCTTTGCGGACATCGCATGCTTTTGTGCGGTTATTTGGCCTTGCTCACAAGACGATCATCATTGACGAAGTTCACGCTTACGACACGTACATGACCAAACTGATTGAGAGGTTGCTGGAATGGCTTGGCGCGCTCAAATCGCCTGTGATTTTGCTTTCCGCCACTTTGCCGTCAGACAAACGCCGGGCGTTGATCAACGCATACGCGCGCGGGCTCTCTGGCGAGCGCGAACGTAATGACGAGCTTCCTGAGAGTGATTACCCTCGCCTTACGTGGACAACTGGCGACAAACCTCAAGCTAAGACGCTGTTACAAAAAGAGGAAAAGAAACGCAACCTTATGATTGAGTGGGTTGACGGCAGACTTGAGGAACAAGCCGACAGTTGCAGTCTGATTGGCAATTTGGGCAGGAAGTTGCGGGACAAGTTGGAGAATGGAGGATGCGCGGCAGTCATCTGCAACACAGTAGGGCGGGCACAACAAATGCATCGGGCTTTGAGCGCGTTCTTCGATCCTGAAACGGAGCTTGACTTGTTTCATGCGCGATTTCTGTTTGAAGACCGTGAGCGGCAAGAAAAACTGGCACTCTGGCGTTTCGGCAAAGCTAAAAAGAAGGTGGTTTTTGGCGATGGCGATGAACGCGAAGCCGAACGTCCGAAAGGAAGATTTGTTCTGGTTGCTACGCAGGTTATCGAACAAAGTCTTGATCTGGATTTCGACCTGATGGTTAGTGACTTCGCGCCGACCGACTTGTGGCTGCAAAGGTCAGGCAGAATCTGGCGGCACGATGGCAATCCGCGTTATGAAATCGAGCAACCGACGCTGTGGCTTTGCCAGCCGGAAATCGGTGAAAACGAAATACATTTCGACAGCGGGACGGAAGCAGTTTATCAACCTGGCTGGATTCTGTTGCGCTCGTGGCTGGCGCTTAATGACCAGCAATGGCAACTTGCCACCAGTCAACGCCTTGTCAAAATCCCCGATGAAATCGAGCCGCTGATTGACGCTACCTACCCCAAAGATGACGCTGGCAGTTCGGCAGATTGCCCTGCGCATTTTACGCCGCAACAGTGCAGTTTCTGGCGAACACTCAAGGAAAAGCACGACAACCTCCAAAAGGAGCATGAGAGCTTTGCCGAAGAAAAACTATTGCGCGAGCCGCAAAATACTGAGCACCTGGGCGAGTTCTTCAGTAGAGACCTGGAAGAAGACCTCGAAAACATTCACGCCACACACCGTGCGCTGACCAGACTCGGTGATTCCATTGGCGTCATCTGTTTTAACGAAGGCGACTCCTTCGATGAAAAAGCGATCCCTGATCCTGATGAAACGGAAAAGCTTTTGCACCGCTCGGTCACAATCTCTCGCAAAGGCTTGGTACAACAACTACGAGCTTTGCCGCTTCCGTCTGGGTGGAAAAAATCACCGCTGTTGCGCCATTACCGCAAGATTGTTCTGGGTCGGGAAATTGAAGGTCTTGACTACGTGCTCAAGCTGGATAAACGGCTCGGCATATTGATTGAGAAACGAGGAGGCAAGCAATGA
- a CDS encoding WYL domain-containing protein — MKTPSKTTSPQREHLRHLERAFWIDHQIRAGRHPNATTIAAHFEITTKTAQRTLDFMRDRLKLPLGYSHELRGWIYTEPAYALPAVELMEGDLIAILLAEKLSRQYRGTAIAQQVEQAFAKVISALTETVSIDLAALAEAHSFEAAATSELNPDTFARLGRACRERRRLEMAYFTASRGALTRRRVDPLHLRNHLGDWYLIGWDHLRGKVLDFHAGRIRELTVLEEDFDWPAGFALESYLNSGFGMIRGSQPLTVELIFDEYQARWIRERGKFHPTEEREELLDGRLKLTMQVTALDGVKRFVMQYGAHVEVVQPEELRQAIREEVTAMQTIYNNSQPDQ, encoded by the coding sequence ATGAAAACGCCATCAAAAACGACTTCGCCTCAGCGCGAGCATCTGCGCCACCTGGAACGCGCGTTCTGGATTGACCACCAAATCCGCGCGGGCCGTCATCCGAATGCCACCACCATCGCCGCTCATTTTGAAATCACCACCAAGACTGCCCAGCGCACGCTCGATTTCATGCGCGACCGGTTGAAGCTGCCGCTCGGTTATTCGCACGAACTGCGTGGCTGGATTTACACCGAACCCGCCTACGCGCTGCCCGCCGTCGAATTGATGGAAGGCGATTTGATCGCCATCCTGCTGGCCGAAAAACTCTCGCGCCAATATCGCGGCACCGCCATCGCCCAGCAGGTCGAGCAAGCCTTCGCCAAAGTCATCAGCGCCCTGACCGAAACTGTCTCAATTGATTTGGCCGCGCTGGCCGAAGCGCATTCGTTTGAAGCCGCCGCCACCAGCGAACTCAACCCCGACACCTTCGCCCGCCTGGGCCGCGCCTGCCGCGAACGCCGCCGTCTCGAGATGGCCTACTTCACCGCCTCGCGCGGCGCTCTGACCCGCCGCCGCGTAGACCCGTTGCACCTGCGCAATCACCTGGGCGACTGGTATCTGATCGGCTGGGATCACCTGCGCGGTAAAGTGCTCGACTTTCACGCCGGACGCATTCGCGAATTGACCGTCTTGGAAGAAGACTTCGACTGGCCCGCCGGGTTCGCGTTGGAAAGCTACCTCAACTCCGGCTTCGGCATGATTCGCGGCAGCCAGCCCCTCACCGTCGAACTCATCTTTGACGAATACCAAGCCCGCTGGATACGCGAACGCGGCAAGTTCCACCCGACCGAAGAACGCGAAGAATTGCTGGATGGCCGCTTGAAGCTGACGATGCAGGTGACGGCGCTGGATGGCGTGAAGCGGTTCGTGATGCAGTATGGGGCGCATGTTGAGGTGGTGCAGCCGGAAGAATTGCGACAGGCGATTCGGGAAGAGGTTACTGCAATGCAGACGATCTACAACAACTCACAACCAGACCAATAG
- a CDS encoding efflux RND transporter permease subunit, with protein MQKLAEICIKRPVFAAMIIMSLVVVGSDSYFKLGVDRFPKIDVPTIYVRTSLPGAAPEEMETSVAQVLEEAVNRVEGIETLKSVSRQGACFVILTFDLNRDIDTAAQDVRDRIQGVLRELPPGTDPPSVNKSDNDSFPIMQIALSGNRAQRELAEIADKRIKIDLERANGVGEVFINGGPNRAINVWVDSDRLAAYRIPITQVRSALVRQNADVPGGNVDQGRRELTLRTMGRITDPRDFSEIVVATINSVPVRIRDIGNVTDGTKERRSLARLNGTPAVTLGIIRQSGANTVAVIGEIKAKLAKLQQQMPADIKLEVIQDQSRYINAALHEIKVHLMLGSLLACLVVLVFMRSWRSTIIAGIAIPASVISTFGMMRALDFTLNSVTMLALVLMVGVVIDDAIVVLENIFRFIEEKKMHPMEAAREATKEIGLAVMATTLSLVVIFLPVSFMSSISGRFLYQFGLTAAVAIMVSLLVSFTLTPMMSARLLHLEDAVAGGEHSPASRRGFYAWLDHFYTWMLHLVMRHRLTVCLLAVAVVATSVPLYREVKQEFIPTNVDEAEFSIGLNAPEGTSLTAMNEAMQAVEGELKVMPEIRLMLASVGGGMGGFSNSINNGDIYVRMAPHEERTINFTKFWDCLKRGKPQDVFKGNYSARDLMQQIRGKLRKYTHLRPSVRNPQSINLGTGRSDLSFNLRGPEVSVLYEAANKMREWGFTNGLLDPDVSLKIDKPELRVKIDRIRAADLGVDTTEIATALRLMVGGDDRVSRFHDESANQDYDVELRLAQGDRNDADTISRLFVTSAKAGLVSLDNMVTLERATSSSRIDRLDRQRVVSVDAAIAPGYGLQDRMDAMRQEFARLGLPPEYTYAIGGRGRELERTFSEFILAFLLSVAFMYMILASQFESVIHPVTILISLPLSVPFALFSLWWMGDTLNLYSALGILVLFGVVKKNAILQIDHMNGLRAKGMPSYEAIIQANRDRLRPILMTTLALVAGMLPLALGSGPGAEERRSIAIVVIGGQSLSLLLTLLMTPVAYSLFDDLGAWLRRLRTRRKRAEVPTEAPVEVGALRSESGD; from the coding sequence ATGCAAAAGCTGGCTGAAATTTGTATCAAGCGCCCGGTGTTTGCCGCAATGATCATTATGTCCCTGGTCGTCGTCGGCTCGGACAGTTATTTCAAACTCGGCGTGGATCGCTTCCCCAAAATTGACGTGCCGACGATCTATGTCCGCACCTCGTTGCCGGGCGCGGCGCCCGAAGAGATGGAGACGAGCGTTGCCCAGGTGCTGGAAGAGGCCGTCAACCGCGTCGAGGGGATCGAAACGCTGAAATCCGTTTCGCGGCAAGGCGCGTGTTTTGTCATTCTCACCTTCGATCTCAACCGCGATATTGATACGGCGGCGCAGGACGTGCGCGACCGCATTCAGGGCGTGCTGCGCGAACTCCCGCCGGGCACTGATCCGCCTTCGGTCAACAAATCCGATAACGATTCTTTCCCGATCATGCAAATTGCCCTGTCAGGCAACCGGGCACAGCGCGAACTGGCGGAAATCGCCGACAAGCGCATCAAGATTGACCTGGAACGCGCCAACGGCGTGGGCGAAGTGTTTATCAACGGCGGGCCGAATCGTGCCATCAATGTTTGGGTGGATTCCGACCGGCTGGCGGCCTATCGCATTCCGATCACGCAGGTGCGCAGCGCCCTGGTGCGCCAGAACGCCGATGTGCCGGGCGGCAACGTGGATCAGGGGCGGCGCGAACTGACCTTGCGGACGATGGGGCGCATTACCGATCCGCGCGATTTTAGCGAAATCGTGGTGGCCACGATCAATAGCGTGCCCGTGCGCATCCGCGACATCGGCAACGTGACCGATGGCACCAAAGAGCGCCGTTCCCTGGCGCGCTTGAATGGCACGCCGGCCGTGACGCTGGGCATTATCCGGCAATCGGGCGCGAATACCGTGGCGGTGATCGGAGAGATCAAGGCGAAACTCGCCAAGTTGCAGCAGCAGATGCCCGCTGACATCAAACTCGAAGTCATCCAGGATCAATCGCGCTACATCAATGCCGCCCTGCACGAGATCAAAGTGCACTTGATGCTGGGCAGCTTGCTGGCTTGTCTGGTCGTACTGGTTTTCATGCGTTCATGGCGTTCGACGATCATTGCGGGCATTGCCATTCCAGCTTCGGTAATTTCGACGTTTGGGATGATGCGGGCGCTGGATTTCACGCTCAACAGCGTGACGATGCTGGCGCTGGTGCTGATGGTCGGCGTCGTAATTGACGATGCCATTGTGGTGCTCGAAAACATCTTCCGCTTTATCGAAGAGAAAAAGATGCATCCGATGGAGGCGGCGCGCGAGGCCACCAAAGAGATCGGTCTGGCGGTGATGGCGACCACCCTCTCGCTTGTCGTGATCTTCCTGCCCGTCTCGTTTATGTCTTCGATTTCGGGCCGCTTCCTTTATCAGTTTGGCTTGACGGCGGCGGTTGCGATCATGGTCAGCCTGCTGGTTTCGTTCACGCTGACGCCGATGATGAGCGCGCGCTTGCTGCATTTGGAAGATGCGGTGGCGGGCGGGGAACACAGCCCGGCCTCGCGGCGCGGCTTTTATGCCTGGCTTGATCACTTTTATACCTGGATGCTGCATTTGGTTATGCGCCATCGGTTGACCGTGTGTCTGCTGGCGGTTGCCGTGGTGGCGACTTCGGTGCCCCTCTATCGTGAGGTCAAGCAGGAATTCATTCCCACCAACGTTGATGAAGCCGAATTTTCCATCGGCCTGAATGCGCCCGAAGGCACCAGCCTCACCGCGATGAACGAGGCGATGCAGGCGGTCGAGGGCGAATTGAAAGTCATGCCTGAGATTCGTTTGATGCTGGCGTCGGTCGGTGGCGGCATGGGTGGTTTTTCCAATTCAATCAATAACGGCGACATCTATGTGCGCATGGCGCCGCACGAAGAACGCACGATCAATTTTACGAAATTCTGGGACTGCCTCAAACGCGGCAAACCGCAGGATGTGTTTAAGGGCAACTATTCAGCGCGCGATTTGATGCAACAGATTCGCGGCAAGCTGCGCAAGTACACGCACCTGCGGCCCTCGGTGCGCAATCCGCAATCCATCAACCTGGGCACGGGCCGGTCAGATTTGAGCTTCAACTTACGCGGCCCCGAAGTGTCGGTGCTTTACGAGGCCGCTAACAAGATGCGCGAATGGGGCTTTACCAACGGGCTGCTTGATCCGGATGTCTCGCTCAAAATTGATAAGCCGGAATTGCGCGTCAAGATTGACCGCATACGGGCTGCCGACCTGGGCGTGGATACTACCGAAATCGCCACGGCCTTGCGGTTGATGGTCGGCGGCGATGATCGCGTCTCGCGCTTTCACGATGAATCGGCCAACCAGGATTACGATGTGGAATTGCGGCTTGCGCAAGGGGATCGCAATGACGCCGACACGATCTCGCGGTTGTTCGTGACTTCTGCCAAAGCGGGCTTAGTCTCGTTGGACAACATGGTCACGCTGGAACGCGCGACATCCTCTTCGCGCATTGACCGGCTGGATCGCCAGCGCGTCGTCAGCGTGGATGCGGCCATCGCGCCGGGCTACGGCTTGCAGGATCGCATGGACGCCATGCGGCAGGAGTTTGCGCGGTTGGGGTTGCCGCCGGAATACACCTATGCCATTGGCGGACGCGGACGTGAGTTGGAGCGCACCTTCAGTGAATTCATCCTCGCCTTTCTACTTTCGGTCGCGTTCATGTACATGATTCTCGCCTCGCAATTCGAGAGCGTGATCCATCCGGTGACGATTCTGATCAGCCTGCCGTTGTCGGTGCCGTTTGCGTTGTTTTCGCTGTGGTGGATGGGCGACACGCTCAATCTTTATTCGGCGCTGGGCATTCTGGTGCTGTTTGGCGTGGTCAAGAAAAACGCCATTTTACAGATTGACCACATGAATGGCTTGCGCGCCAAAGGCATGCCGAGTTACGAGGCGATCATTCAGGCCAATCGGGATCGGTTGCGCCCGATTTTGATGACCACGCTCGCGCTGGTCGCCGGCATGTTGCCACTGGCATTGGGCAGTGGGCCGGGCGCGGAAGAGCGCCGCTCCATCGCCATCGTCGTCATCGGCGGGCAGAGTTTATCGCTGTTGCTGACGCTGTTGATGACGCCGGTGGCCTATTCGCTCTTTGACGATCTCGGCGCCTGGTTGCGGCGCCTGCGAACCCGGCGCAAGCGAGCCGAAGTGCCGACCGAAGCGCCGGTCGAAGTCGGCGCACTGCGGTCAGAATCGGGCGATTGA
- a CDS encoding Uma2 family endonuclease codes for MSSAPQATQLKQTQFTLDNFVAVADALPDLWLELIDGRIEIVPPPDKLPQKLTLRLMRLLYRYHDQMAALGCEANGSFCYFEVPEELRRPQGSSNVCPDASIAFTDFLDSGRRPPALLVIEVLSTSNSDHIKRDLVTKLSIYAALKIPNYWVIDRRDQSVCVFRQPQNGEYQASTVFHGEEILPADVLEFLQITPAQIFAS; via the coding sequence ATGTCATCCGCACCACAAGCAACGCAACTCAAACAAACCCAATTTACCCTCGATAACTTTGTCGCCGTGGCCGATGCCTTGCCCGACCTTTGGCTGGAACTGATAGATGGGAGGATTGAAATCGTGCCACCGCCAGACAAATTACCTCAGAAGCTGACGCTTAGACTGATGCGTCTCCTCTACCGCTATCACGATCAAATGGCAGCTTTGGGCTGCGAAGCCAACGGCTCATTCTGCTACTTTGAGGTGCCGGAGGAACTCCGGCGTCCTCAAGGTTCAAGCAACGTTTGCCCCGATGCTTCAATTGCTTTTACAGATTTTTTGGATAGCGGCCGGCGGCCACCTGCCCTCTTGGTAATCGAGGTGCTCTCCACTTCAAATAGTGACCACATCAAGCGCGATCTTGTTACCAAGCTCAGCATTTATGCCGCGCTGAAAATCCCTAACTATTGGGTGATTGATCGTCGGGATCAAAGCGTGTGCGTTTTCCGTCAACCGCAAAACGGAGAGTACCAAGCCTCAACGGTTTTTCACGGCGAGGAGATATTGCCAGCGGACGTCTTGGAATTTTTGCAGATCACGCCCGCCCAAATTTTTGCGTCGTAA
- a CDS encoding TIGR00730 family Rossman fold protein: MKELRRICVYCGSSNGVNPRYVEQAQALGKLLAARGIGLVYGGGGIGLMGACAEAARLAGGEVIGIIPQSLALRERLNELSTDLRIVHTMHERKSLMVELADGFIALPGGFGTFDELFETITWAQLGIHQKPIGVLNVEDYFAPFLALVERAVNEGFVLPKYQQLMQVSTDANDLLNRLSQHEPLAGLVQWLDLRET; encoded by the coding sequence ATGAAAGAATTGCGGCGTATTTGTGTCTACTGTGGATCGAGCAACGGTGTGAATCCGCGTTATGTCGAGCAAGCCCAAGCGCTGGGCAAATTGCTGGCGGCGCGCGGCATTGGCTTGGTGTATGGCGGCGGCGGCATTGGACTGATGGGTGCCTGTGCCGAAGCGGCACGGCTGGCGGGCGGCGAAGTCATCGGCATCATTCCGCAGTCGCTGGCCTTGCGAGAACGCTTGAATGAACTGTCCACCGATTTGCGCATTGTGCATACCATGCACGAACGCAAATCGCTGATGGTCGAACTCGCCGATGGGTTCATCGCCCTGCCCGGCGGCTTCGGCACCTTTGATGAATTATTCGAGACGATCACCTGGGCGCAACTGGGCATTCATCAAAAACCGATTGGCGTACTCAATGTGGAAGATTACTTCGCGCCCTTTTTGGCGCTGGTCGAACGCGCCGTCAACGAAGGTTTTGTCTTGCCGAAATATCAACAGTTGATGCAGGTTTCAACTGACGCGAATGATTTGTTGAATCGTTTAAGCCAGCACGAACCGCTGGCCGGTTTGGTCCAATGGCTGGATTTGCGCGAGACATGA
- a CDS encoding amidohydrolase: MHSNCLGRSVVLLGLLCLAALTPQRARAVDERDELLRKMDAQAQHYGDLARQIWEFAEVGYKEIQSSDLLKAELRAAGFQIQENVADIPTAFVATYGSGKPVIGILGEYDALPGLSQVDEAEKKARNAGAPGHGCGHNLFGVASAFAAITVKQQLLEKKQSGTIRFYGTPAEEGGAGKVFMSRAGVFNDCDLVLAWHPGDRNGTGMQSSLANINAKFRFYGQAAHAAAAPDKGRSALDAVLLMAHAVDMMREHVPQTTRIHYIITGGGSAPNIVPDFAEIYVYARHPNMPILDGIWARIIKCAEAGALATETQMKFEIVGSVYNLLPNEPLTKLLDQNLRVAGGYKYDAAEQTFAEKLRQTFSLDGALPLGSQEAVQPLRNDDDAGGGGSTDVGDVSWIVPTAQFTTATYVPGTPGHSWQSTACTGMSIGRKGMLAAAKTLTLSALELYRNPALIEAAKADFKQRRAGFEYRSRIPANQKAPLNYRDK, from the coding sequence ATGCATTCGAATTGTCTCGGTCGCAGTGTCGTTTTACTGGGCTTGCTTTGTCTGGCCGCGTTGACGCCGCAGCGGGCGCGGGCCGTGGATGAACGCGATGAATTACTACGCAAAATGGATGCGCAAGCACAGCATTACGGCGACCTCGCGCGCCAGATTTGGGAGTTCGCCGAAGTCGGCTACAAAGAGATACAAAGCAGCGACTTGCTCAAAGCCGAATTGCGCGCCGCCGGTTTTCAAATTCAAGAGAACGTCGCCGACATCCCGACGGCTTTTGTCGCGACTTATGGCAGCGGCAAACCGGTGATCGGTATTTTGGGCGAATACGACGCGCTGCCGGGGTTGTCGCAAGTGGACGAGGCGGAAAAGAAAGCGCGTAATGCCGGCGCTCCTGGGCACGGTTGCGGGCACAACTTGTTCGGCGTGGCGTCGGCCTTTGCGGCGATCACCGTCAAGCAGCAACTGCTGGAAAAGAAGCAGAGTGGCACGATTCGTTTTTACGGCACGCCCGCCGAAGAGGGTGGAGCGGGCAAAGTGTTTATGTCGCGCGCCGGGGTTTTCAATGATTGCGACCTGGTGCTGGCCTGGCATCCGGGCGACCGCAATGGCACCGGGATGCAAAGTTCGCTGGCGAATATCAACGCCAAATTCCGCTTTTACGGGCAGGCCGCGCACGCCGCCGCCGCGCCCGATAAAGGCCGCTCGGCGCTGGATGCGGTACTGTTGATGGCGCACGCGGTGGATATGATGCGCGAGCACGTGCCGCAAACGACGCGCATTCACTACATCATTACCGGCGGCGGCTCAGCGCCGAACATCGTGCCGGACTTCGCCGAAATCTATGTTTACGCCCGCCATCCGAACATGCCGATTCTCGACGGCATCTGGGCACGCATCATCAAGTGCGCCGAAGCGGGCGCGCTGGCGACCGAAACGCAGATGAAATTTGAAATCGTCGGCAGCGTTTACAACCTGCTGCCCAACGAACCGCTGACGAAATTGCTGGATCAAAATCTGCGCGTGGCGGGCGGTTACAAATACGATGCGGCAGAGCAGACCTTTGCCGAAAAGCTGCGCCAGACTTTTTCGCTCGACGGCGCGTTGCCGCTGGGCAGCCAGGAAGCCGTGCAGCCCTTGCGCAACGACGATGATGCTGGCGGCGGCGGTTCGACCGATGTGGGCGATGTCAGTTGGATTGTGCCGACCGCGCAATTCACCACGGCGACATACGTGCCCGGCACGCCCGGTCACAGTTGGCAATCCACGGCCTGCACGGGCATGAGCATTGGGCGCAAAGGCATGCTCGCGGCGGCCAAGACGCTGACGCTGAGTGCGCTGGAACTCTATCGCAATCCGGCTTTGATCGAAGCGGCCAAGGCGGATTTCAAGCAGCGGCGGGCGGGCTTTGAATACCGCTCGCGCATTCCGGCGAATCAGAAAGCGCCGTTGAATTACCGGGATAAATAA